CTCTGCAGCAACAAGCTATCATCAGACAGTTGGCTCAAAATTTGGTGTTAAAATGGTACTTTTAAAAGGATACTGTAACTCAGTAATGGGctataatatattgatattgaaaaaaaaaaccttttaacCTCTACAGATGGGACTGACAGATTCAcccaatttaaataaaaccttTTTAACGGTAGCTGTTTCTAAGCTTGATTGCTAGAGATCCAACACAAATTTCCAATCAAATTTGAACCAACACAAAGTTCCAATCAAAATttgaataacatataaaaaagttGAATCGGTAACATAAACACTAGTCACATTAACTTGAATTAGAAGAAACTCAGCACACCAGATAATTATTTAGCAACCACTATTTTATCGCCTTCTCTTAGGTTCAAATGTTGGTAGTATGAAGACAACATCTAGTTTCAAtgtattgataaaaaaaaaggccCACTCAACCTCTGAATCTGCCACcactattttaataaaacacaATATCAAACATCACACTGGAAATATATGGAGAGATGGAAAGTAAGATAGTTCCTCAATAATTTACCTAAATCTTTTACGGGCCTGTTCTGTCTTCCCTTGTTCCTGCAGCCGCATATAACGTTCATGAGCTTTTTGTTTCTCTATTTCCTCTCTGTGAAAAAAACCAGAACCAGAATGTTAATATGATTGTCTAAGCCAAACAATGCAGGTAAGACATAGCATCTGATTAAGAAATCAGGGAAGAACTCAAGTTTCTATTGAAATGCTTTTCTGAGAAATCAATGAAGTTCAACATCAAGAACAGTTCAAAGTTGCATACCAAATTGAAAGTAGAAACCCAGAAACAACCAGGTAACCTTTGCTTTTCAAGAAATTCAGCAAATAAATATTCACACCACTGAAGATAACTCCACAAGGAGAAGTCCAGGTTCCAGGTTATTCATTGAACAATAAggatattcataaaaataattatttcataagTCAGCTGGTACTGGAAACATAAAAAATTGTCAATAGCTAAAATTGATCTAATAGACCAATCACCAGCTCAGCTTACAGAAGATGTTTTGTAGGATAGCCTcaataaatctttattttgttttttaatcattagAATCACTGGATTAAATTTTCAGAAATAGGTTTTGGgtatttatttgttgttctgGTGTGTGCTTGCGTTATGACTTAAACAGCACATATGGCATGGTAGCAAATGCATCAAGACTCAGGAGGTTCAGCCTAAGTCACAGTTAAACAAGGACAAACGAAATACAAGACTTTTAACACACAAAAAAGCACAAAAGCACACAGATAACAGCTTCTGCATACCTTTCACGCCTAGAGAGCTCTGGTGTTTTATCAAGCTGCagaaacacaacattttttggtcaattaaaaaattattttcttcttgtaaaaatagaaaaaattaagaGCCCAAAGTACTATAGGAAATCATTGAACTTCGAGtcagagagaaaaagaaagaagatagtCTAACTTACATCTGCATCTTTGGCTTTCAAGTTTTTTGGTCTTACAAGGTTTGGATTTGCAGTTTCAATAATACCCTGTGTCCCTTTACTCCTCTGTAATGAGAAATGTTATCATGCAGATAGTGAGAGCGACATAACTGCATGACTGCATGATGGTAATGTATCAAGTAAAACATTGCAGGAAAACATCATGATTACTGAAAAAAAAGGAAcctcaatttcttcttcttcggattcttcttcctctcctgaTTCATCTCTTACTTCATCTTCTGCTTGTTCCTGTTGgatgttataaaaaattaagccCACACCACTGCTGACATGGCATTGATAACAGACAGATTTTAAGATTTCACAAGAGAGGTATAATTAAATCCTCAGTTAGCCATTGCATATGTCGTACACTGCTCATTTTCAAAACCAAGCATGCTCTTCACCATCAACAATTAACAAATGGAATAACCTAACCGCAATATttttagcaaataaaaaaaaacatttatccATATATATCTCAATCTGGGaaggaaacaaaaaaaccaGTTCTGAGTTAGATGACTACTATAGGCAAAAAAATCTTATGGTAGGAAGCATATCAGTTATTCAGGTCGGACTTGTCCAAAGGGAGACAAATAGAATGATGCAATCAAAAGTAAATGATGTTTTCATGAGCGAACACtgctggtttttctttttttttgttttttcttttgtgtgtgtctgtgtgtgtgtgtttgtaatGTACTGGTGTAAAGGAACACATTTCATACTAATCACTGTTAGAAAATTCAAGTATCTTGATGTACTATCCATAAAAGTCAATGCTCAATAGTAGGTTTTGTGTTTGCCTTCAATGGCTTGTCTAGTTATGCTAGTTAATTAGATGACCTACAACTTTTGACTTTGTTTAAAGCCACATTTTCCAATAAGCTGATGTTTTACTCAGAAGGTTCGCAAAGAGAAGTTGAGCAATTGGTTTCCATGCATTTATAAGTCATCCTCTAATGACTAATACTGATGGTCATAAATTCTTAGAGATTGCATTCACTTTGCACTTAAAACCAAATCCAAGTAATCCTGAAAATATAGCATTTAACAATGAAAGTTGACTCCCAAGTATAATACTGGCTTTTTTGAGAATCAATTCCGACCCAGTTTGACACTACTCAAGAAAGTTAttacacaaaaattaattatgttatgtaactaaaaatattattttgcgGTTGAGCAAAAATACAAGCTAAGGAAATGCAAATACTTGATATCAGTCTGCAATTTCAGCATGTAGCAGTTAAGATTAATACAAAAAGATAAGAATGCTTACTTGCTTAAATGTGCGAGGACGGGCTGAAGTACCAGCAACTGCAATTATTTGTGAccataatagtaaaaataagcaaaaggGAGCAAAGATTTATATCTAACTGAGATGCAAGAAAGGGgaatcatgttaaaaaaaatgtcttTCAAGAccacaattatttttttgtgtaatgAGAAAATTGGAGAATGTTTAGACTTTGTGCCTTTCATGAAGACAAAAGACAAACTTATGATATATCTTTCAAGGCATATATACCAAAACTCATAATTAAAAGAGACAGTTCAAACAAGATGGtcattttcttcctcttttctttatcttccaATGAGGTGGTTTATTGAATGAATTATGTGGCATCCATCAAGCCTTCTAACAATTACACTCGCCCTGCCCACTGTGCCATATATTCTGTCTAGCATGGGACTTAGTGTAATTATTAGCATGTTTTAGATACCAAGGGGCTCTCCACCACTGATAGTGGGCTCTTTGAACTCAATAATATTCCACCATAACTGAGATTCCATACCAAAGCATCTTTACTTGCATACCAAATTCCTTAccaaaaatcatcacaaatcCCCTCCACAAATCCAAGCCTCAAAAGTAGGCCCCGGAAATGCCCgagctttttccttttttttttttcaataaaattcatGTATGCATACTTGCTCCCAAGGTTCCAAGCTCCCAATTAGTCTcgctaaatgaaaaaaaaaaaatttgcgaGCAAATAACATCGCCGAAAAGCACAAGCTACAAGCCgagcaaaaacaaataaactcatcaaaacaaaaacatcaaatcaACCAAAATAACCATCCATCTACAAAGATTTGTCGACAAAACAACTATTCTAAGATTATCACCACAGAAAACTCAACAAAAGCAAATCCAATCCAATTggcaaacaaaaacaaatcaagaaattgagatccaaatcaaaacaagaacCCAAGAAATCACAGGTCCAATTCAAACAGAAATAAAGAGATTAACCAAGCATCTTACTCATCTCCTCCGGGGTAGAGAAGTTCCTGCGACCCGTGGGCTTGCCCTTGAACTTCCCCCTCCCCATTATCGAGAACTCGTACTAAAGACAAAGGATTCGAGatcaaagagaaggaggagaagaagagctcGTCTCGCTTGGCGTCTCAAACCCTACTGCGCCTCTCGGGAAGGGaacctctttctttttctcgcGCGAAGAATCTGATCCGAGGGAATCGCACGAATCTTAAAGCACTTTTCCGGAGGGTTACTAGGTAAAGTTCTGGTAATTGATAACCGTTGAGATAGAGATTGTTGGCTGATCCGACGGCTCTGATACAAAGGGAAACTTGTGACTAGAGCTATTGACTTTTGCACCGGTTATTCATAACTGAATTGATTTTAATCCATGTCAAAGATAATAGTGCAATTTTTCACACACTATTATGATGTTTACTTTATGAATTtagtatatatgtttttattattaatgaagaatgagaggttataaatttattatgaatttatatgtctaaaaaaaaatttttcaattataCGATCGTGTATGTATAAAATCATGTGACCATTCAACAATTAAAATGatcattatataataataatctattgtaaaataaataatttaaatatttttttattgtcatgatttttttattaaaaacatttggAACAATACCATACAATATGTACTTCACaaaccaataatttttttatttattgaaataagaTTCATTGTATAAAATGTTTATGTTCTACTAGTGAGGTAGTTTGGAACCTTAgctcaaagaaaataaaaaatacagatATTAAGAAAGTACTTTCACATATGTTAAAGTTTTTAATACGTAATTATTCAGATTTTATCAATATACACATACTACATgcagaaaaaaatcattatatctcTATCGAGCACTACAATCATTAGACATGAAATGAGTTCATTCAAGTAAACAACTTCAAAATGTATACAtgcataaaaatttattatatctctATCAAGCACTATAATCATTAGACATGAAATGAGTTCAATTAAGCAAACAACTTCAAAATGTATACATGcataaaaattcattatatCTCTATCGAGCACTACAATCATTAGACATGAAAATGAATTCAATCAAGCAAACAacttcaaaatataataaatattaattaaactaataatTTCTCACTAATTGAGattactacaaaaaaaaatatttaatataattttcttcataaaacaaatttaaacttgAATTTCCCAAATTTATTAAGATCCAATCAATTTCCAACcatttaaacaagaaaaaaaaaaaaaaaaaaacacctattcatattaataattttttttaa
The sequence above is a segment of the Dioscorea cayenensis subsp. rotundata cultivar TDr96_F1 unplaced genomic scaffold, TDr96_F1_v2_PseudoChromosome.rev07_lg8_w22 25.fasta BLBR01001280.1, whole genome shotgun sequence genome. Coding sequences within it:
- the LOC120256073 gene encoding 28 kDa heat- and acid-stable phosphoprotein isoform X2, which gives rise to MGRGKFKGKPTGRRNFSTPEEMIAGTSARPRTFKQEQAEDEVRDESGEEEESEEEEIERSKGTQGIIETANPNLVRPKNLKAKDADLDKTPELSRREREEIEKQKAHERYMRLQEQGKTEQARKRLERLNLIRQQRAEAAKKREEEKAAKELKKAEARK
- the LOC120256073 gene encoding 28 kDa heat- and acid-stable phosphoprotein isoform X1; translated protein: MGRGKFKGKPTGRRNFSTPEEMIAGTSARPRTFKQEQAEDEVRDESGEEEESEEEEIERSKGTQGIIETANPNLVRPKNLKAKDADLDKTPELSRREREEIEKQKAHERYMRLQEQGKTEQARKRFRASEFDKAAKS